One window of the Silurus meridionalis isolate SWU-2019-XX chromosome 24, ASM1480568v1, whole genome shotgun sequence genome contains the following:
- the LOC124378581 gene encoding sialoadhesin-like, whose translation MAASTAWSAGVTLQDICNAAGWSTPLTIIRFYDLDLGGTPGSTVLKPLVMFFKMESSLSLIFLMISGALGNKWSVKYSKPHLCAVKGSTVVMKFTYTHPTNVTVKNRFWVINPVKGVEATDLRNESGYSGRVEYLGDEQTPFSLRLSDVKKSDEHKYCFRFITTGKGHTGFPGITLRVTDLQLIAPAEVTEGESVILTCKTTCSLTDPTFIWYKNTHDLTTNTFKSNKLHLQRVSSEDAGSYNCAVRGSEHLPSPAQYLSVRYRPKNVSISPSGEIVEGRSVTLICSSDANPPVENYTWFKGRTSVGKGKTFTISKVRFEDSGEYKCMCSNEVGHQNSTSVTLNLLYSPKNISVSISPSGEKVERSSVNLTCSSDSNPPVETYTWFKEKESSPVGSGQSYRALQSGLYYCEVQNKLGSERSAAVSITITALLSALFWLRCRRQKNNPDEGYYQNVGLRAKDDTHAALDPAGRKSDDVHHTLAVSHPSPPDDTLTSDYCNVETIRNMMKMSPETADE comes from the exons ATGGCGGCCTCTACAGCTTGGTCTGCTGGAGTAacactccaggacatctgcaacgctgcgggctggtccactcCGCTGACCATCATCAGGTTTTATGACCTCGACCTTGGAGGCACTCCCGGCTCCACTGTCCTAA aaCCTTTAGTAATGTTCTTCAAAATGGAATCTTCACTTTCTCTGATCTTCCTCATGATCTCAG GGGCTCTTGGGAATAAATGGAGTGTGAAATACAGCAAACCACATCTCTGTGCTGTAAAAGGATCTACAGTGGTTATGAAGTTCACTTACACACATCCAACAAATGTTACAGTAAAAAACAGGTTTTGGGTAATAAACCCAGTTAAGGGTGTAGAAGCGACTGATCTGCGTAATGAATCAGGTTACTCAGGCAGAGTGGAGTATTTAGGAGATGAACAGACTCCCTTCTCCCTCAGACTGAGTGATGTGAAGAAATCAGATGAGCACAAGTACTGCTTTAGATTCATAACAACTGGAAAGGGACACACAGGTTTTCCTGGAATTACACTCAGAGTTACAG ATCTTCAGCTGATCGCTCCTGCAGAAGTGACAGAGGGAGAATCAGTCATTCTGACCTGTAAAACCACCTGCAGTCTGACTGATCCAACATTCATctggtacaaaaacacacatgattTAACCACAAACACCTTCAAGAGCAACAAACTCCACCTGCAGAGGGTCAGCAGTGAGGATGCAGGCAGTTATAACTGTGCTGTAAGAGGATCTGAACATCTCCCATCTCCTGCTCAATACCTCAGTGTCAGAt ATCGTCCAAAGAATGTGTCCATCAGTCCCTCTGGTGAGATTGTGGAGGGCAGATCAGTGACTCTGATCTGCAGCAGTGATGCAAacccacctgtggagaactACACCTGGTTTAAGGGGAGGACATCAGTGGGAAAAGGAAAGACCTTCACCATCTCTAAAGTCAGATTTGAAGACAGTGGAGAGTACAAGTGCATGTGCAGTAATGAAGTCGGGCATCAGAACTCCACCAGTGTAACTCTGAATCTTCTGT ATTCTCCAAAGAACATCTCAGTGTCTATCAGTCCCTCTGGTGAGAAAGTGGAGAGAAGTTCAGTGAATCTGACCTGCAGCAGTGACAGTAACCCACCTGTGGAGACCTACACCTGGTTTAAGGAGAAAGAATCATCACCTGTAGGATCAGGACAGAGTTACAGAGCTCTACAGAGTGGACTGTACTACTGTGAGGTTCAGAATAAACTCGGCTCTGAGAGATCAGCTGCAGTGTCCATCACTATAACTG CTCTTCTCTCTGCACTCTTCTGGCTGAG ATGCAGAAGACAGAAGAATAATCCAGATGAAGGTTACTATCAG AACGTTGGGCTGAGGGCTAAAGACGACACGCATGCAGCTCTCGACCCTGCAGGCCGGAAATCTGATGATGTTCATCACACACTTGCA GTTTCTCATCCCAGTCCTCCTGATGACACGCTCACTTCTGACTACTGCAATGTGGAA actATCAGGAACATGATGAAAATGAGTCCTGAAACAGCTGATGAATAA